In a single window of the Acyrthosiphon pisum isolate AL4f chromosome X, pea_aphid_22Mar2018_4r6ur, whole genome shotgun sequence genome:
- the LOC100574403 gene encoding E3 ubiquitin-protein ligase complex slx8-rfp subunit slx8-like, whose protein sequence is MNQGQEPAINNCRARDSSRECCCIICYDKCVCVKLSPCEHKFCSACVVKMTKKNINNCPICRRQVNQISHIDPLSTD, encoded by the exons ATGAACCAAG GCCAAGAACCAGCCATTAACAATTGCAGAGCAAGAGATTCATCTAGAGAATGCTGCTGCATTATTTGCTATGATAAATGTGTTTGTGTCAAGCTTTCACCATGTGAACATAAATTTTGTTCGGCGTGCGTTGTAAAAatgaccaaaaaaaatataaataactgtcCGATATGCCGTAGACAAGTGAATCAAATATCACATATAGATCCATTGTCGACtgattaa
- the LOC103310808 gene encoding uncharacterized protein LOC103310808: MNRKLVIKPITSNDFNERGQVDLIDFQSVLDGKYKWILNYQDHNTKFISLRPMESKRAIECVIIHGRPRHPQSQRSIERANQDIEHMLRAWMQDNVSQRWSIGLQFVQLQKNCSFHRTIEEIEEIEEILQCSTVNYTCGICKIEINEVENQDEAGSIMCNLCRKKEQIKMQRKKGSDSIKKFAEKMLQTSHAAVLDLEVNDCVVMAVPKVDKGPTDPPNIICLVVEKKNKLYKLGTKHGMIKGWYGGDCLKKCETFLKSDEIVLDKELTVRETVTVITGGQGFSSCSYYR, translated from the exons ATGAACCGCAAACTCGTTATTAAACCTATTACATCAAATGATTTTAACGAAAGAGGACAAGTGGACCTAATTGATTTTCAGTCAGTTCTAGATGGAAAGTATAAATGGATACTTAACTATCAGGAtcacaatacaaaatttatatccCTCCGTCCTATGGAAAGTAAAAGGGCTATAGAA TGTGTTATTATACATGGACGTCCAAGGCATCCTCAGAGTCAAAGGAGTATTGAACGGGCCAATCAAGACATTGAACATATGTTAAGAGCATGGATGCAAGACAATGTGTCCCAGAGATGGTCAATCGGTCTTCAATTTGTCCAGTtgcaaaaaaattgttcatttcaCCGTACTATTG AAGAAATTGAAGAAATTGAAGAGATTTTACAATGTTCAACGGTTAATTATACATGTGGTAtatgtaaaattgaaataaatgaaGTGGAAAATCAAGATGAAGCTGGATCTATTATGTGTAACTTATGTAGAAAAAAAGAACAGATTAAAATGCAACGAAAAAAAGGTTCTGATAGCATTAAAAAATTTGCTGAAAAAATGTTGcag ACTAGTCATGCAGCTGTTCTAGACCTTGAAGTTAATGATTGTGTGGTAATGGCCGTTCCAAAAGTCGACAAAGGGCCTACAGATCcaccaaatattatatgtttagttgttgaaaaaaaaaataaactgtataagCTAGGAACTAAACATGGAATGATTAAAGGATGGTATGGAGgagattgtttaaaaaaatgtgagaCATTTTTAAAGAGTGACGAGATTGTGTTGGACAAAGAGCTAACTGTTCGAGAAACTGTGACAGTCATAACAGGGGGACAAGGTTTTTCTTCTTGTTCAT attatcgtTAA